The DNA region TCGTGTTCGAACGCTACGCCACGCCGCGCCGCCTCGCCGTCGTCGTGCAGAACGTGCGCGCCGTCGCGCCTGAAAAGCAGGTCCGCGAAAAGGTCCTGCCCGTCTCGGTCGCGCTCGACGCCGAAGGCAAGCCGACGGCCCCGCTCGCGAAGAAGCTCGCGGCGCTCGGTCACCCGCACCTGTCGATCGCCGATCTCGAGCGCGCGCAGGACGGCAAGGCCGAAGCGTTCTTCGTCAATTACTCGGCAGCCGGCGCGACGCTCGCCGACGGCCTGCAGGCCGCGCTCGACGAAACCCTCGCGAAGCTGCCGATCCCGAAGTTCATGACCTACCAGCGCCCGGACGGCACCGACGTGAAGTTCGTGCGCCCGGTGCACCGCCTGACCGTGCTGCACGACGATCGCGTCGTGCCCGTGACCGCGTTCGGCATCGACGCCGGCGACACCACGCTCGGCCACCGCTTCCTGTCCGACGGCCTCGTCGCGATCCAGCATGCGCACGCGTATGCCGACACGCTGCGCGACAAGGGTCGCGTGATCGCGCACTTCGCCGACCGCCGCGAAACGATCCGCACGCAGCTGAACGAACACGCGAACGGCGACACGGTCGTGATGCCCGAAGCGCTGCTCGACGAAGTGACGTCGCTGGTCGAATGGCCGGTCGTCTATCCGTGCCGCTTCGAGGACGAATTCCTGCAGGTGCCGCAGGAATGCCTGATCCTCACGATGCAGACGAACCAGAAGTACTTCGCGCTGACCGACGTCGGCGGCAAGCTGCGCTCGCGCTTCCTGATCGTGTCGAACATCGACACGAAGACGCCGGGCGAGATCATCGAAGGCAACGAGCGCGTCGTGCGCCCGCGCCTCGCCGACGCGAAGTTCTTCTTCGAGCAGGACAAGAAGAAGCCGCTCGCCGACCGCGTGCCGCTGCTCGCGAACGTCGTCTATCACAACAAGCTCGGTTCGGCGCTCGCGCGCGTCGAGCGCCTCGAGGCGCTGGCCGGCGAGATCGCGCCCGCGATCGGCGCCGACGCCGCGCACGCGAAGCGCGCCGCGCGCCTCGCGAAGGCCGACCTGCTGACCGACATGGTCGGCGAGTTCCCTGAACTGCAGGGCACGATGGGCACGTACTACGCGCGTCACGACGGCGAGCCCGACGACGTCGCGCTCGCATGCGCCGAGCACTACCAGCCGCGCTTCTCCGGCGACGCGCTGCCGACCACGCCGGTGTCGACCGCCGTCGCGCTGGCCGACAAGCTCGAGACGATCGTCGGCATCTGGGGCATCGGCCTCGCGCCGACGGGCGAAAAGGATCCGTTCGCGCTGCGCCGCCACGCGCTCGGCGTGCTGCGCCTGCTGCTCGAGAAGCAGCTGCCGCTCGATCTCGTCGCGCTGCTGCGCACGGCCCATGCACGCTTCGAAGGCGTGCCGGGCGTCGCCGAATCGACCGACGCGATCTTCGCGTTCTTCATGGACCGCCTGCGCGGCCTGCTGCGCGAACGCGGCTACTCGGCCGGCGAAGTCGACGCGGTGCTGAGCCTGAACCCGACGCGCGTCGACGATCTCGTCGCGCGCCTCGACGCGGTGCGCGAATTCACGCTTCTCGCGGAAGCCGAGGCGCTCGCGGCCGCGAACAAGCGGATCTCGAACATCCTGAAGAAGTCGGAAGGCGGCGCGAACGGCACGGTGCAGCCGACGCTGCTCGTCGAGGCCGCCGAAAAGGCGCTGCACGAACAGCTCGCGGCCGTGACGCCGCACGTGCAGTCGCAGCTCGAGGCACGTGCGTACACGGGCGCGCTGTCGGCGCTCGCCGCGCTGCGCGCACCGGTCGATACGTTCTTCAACGACGTGATGGTCAACGCCGAGGATCCCGCGCTGCGCGCCAACCGTCTCGCGCTGCTGTTCGCGCTGCATCAGCAGATGAACTGTGTCGCCGACATCTCGAAGCTCGCCGCATAAAGGCCGCACGATGCCGATCAGCCCCAACCGTAAGCTCGTCGTCCTCGACCGGGACGGCGTGATCAACGTCGATTCGGACGCGTTCATCAAGACGCCCGACGAATGGATCGCGCTGCCCGGCAGCCTCGAGGCGATCGCACGGCTCAACCACGCAGGCTATCGCGTGGTCGTCGCGACCAACCAGTCCGGCATCGGCCGCGGGCTGTTCGACATGGCCGCGCTCAACGAGATGCACCAGAAGATGCATCGCGCGGCGGCCGCGGTCGGCGCGCGCATCGACGCGGTGTTCTTCTGCCCGCACGTGGCGGAAGATCGTTGCGAGTGCCGCAAGCCGAAACCCGGCATGATGCAGATGATCGCCGAGCGCTTCGAGATCGATCCCGGTCACACGCCGGCCGTCGGCGATTCGCTGCGCGACCTGCAGGCCGCCGTCGCGGTCGGCTTCCGGCCGCACCTCGTGCTGACCGGCAAGGGCAAGAAGACGCTCGCCGCGGGCAATCTGCCGGACGGCACGAAGGTCCACGACGACCTGCGCGCGTTCGCGCTCGACTTCCTTTCACACGAACACGAGTGATGCGGCCGCCGCGCGCATCCTCCTTACCACCAGACCCACGCCGATGCGCTTCGTCCGCTCCCTGCTGCTGCTGATCTACTTCATCCTGTACACGGTGCCGTACGCCACCGCGTGCTTCATCGCGTTCCCGTTCATGCGTCCCGACGCGCGCTACTGGATGGCGGCCGGCTGGTGCAAGTCGACGCTGTGGGTCGTGCGCTGGCTGAACGGCATCCA from Burkholderia ambifaria AMMD includes:
- the glyS gene encoding glycine--tRNA ligase subunit beta — protein: MTHNHPAPLLVELLTEELPPKALARLGDAFAEGLAQRLAARDLVEGELVFERYATPRRLAVVVQNVRAVAPEKQVREKVLPVSVALDAEGKPTAPLAKKLAALGHPHLSIADLERAQDGKAEAFFVNYSAAGATLADGLQAALDETLAKLPIPKFMTYQRPDGTDVKFVRPVHRLTVLHDDRVVPVTAFGIDAGDTTLGHRFLSDGLVAIQHAHAYADTLRDKGRVIAHFADRRETIRTQLNEHANGDTVVMPEALLDEVTSLVEWPVVYPCRFEDEFLQVPQECLILTMQTNQKYFALTDVGGKLRSRFLIVSNIDTKTPGEIIEGNERVVRPRLADAKFFFEQDKKKPLADRVPLLANVVYHNKLGSALARVERLEALAGEIAPAIGADAAHAKRAARLAKADLLTDMVGEFPELQGTMGTYYARHDGEPDDVALACAEHYQPRFSGDALPTTPVSTAVALADKLETIVGIWGIGLAPTGEKDPFALRRHALGVLRLLLEKQLPLDLVALLRTAHARFEGVPGVAESTDAIFAFFMDRLRGLLRERGYSAGEVDAVLSLNPTRVDDLVARLDAVREFTLLAEAEALAAANKRISNILKKSEGGANGTVQPTLLVEAAEKALHEQLAAVTPHVQSQLEARAYTGALSALAALRAPVDTFFNDVMVNAEDPALRANRLALLFALHQQMNCVADISKLAA
- the gmhB gene encoding D-glycero-beta-D-manno-heptose 1,7-bisphosphate 7-phosphatase; translation: MPISPNRKLVVLDRDGVINVDSDAFIKTPDEWIALPGSLEAIARLNHAGYRVVVATNQSGIGRGLFDMAALNEMHQKMHRAAAAVGARIDAVFFCPHVAEDRCECRKPKPGMMQMIAERFEIDPGHTPAVGDSLRDLQAAVAVGFRPHLVLTGKGKKTLAAGNLPDGTKVHDDLRAFALDFLSHEHE